The genomic window CTAGTCCAATAACTGTTAAACAGGCTGTTCCTCCAAAGAGATACATCATAGCTAAAACGTAGAATTTTACCTCTTTAAGCATATCTTTAAGTTCTACATTATTACTATCTTCCTGAATGTTATTCTTTTTCTCACTACTAGAATTATTTTTTTCAGGTAAAAAAAGAAATTGAGCTGATACAACTGATAGTAAAGTATATATAGCTCCTAAGTATAAAAATGCTCCTGGAACACTTGCAACATTAATAAAATGAATAGCAATAGGCTTAAATACAAGTGCTGAAACTCCAAAAGCACTTACAGCAAGACCTGTAACTAAACCTCTTTTATTTGGAAACCACTTAACACAGGTAGCTACTGGACAAACATATACAAAACCAGCTCCTATCCCAGCTACAACTCCATAGTAAATATATAATTGCCACACTGTTGTTGCAGTACTTGAAAGAATTACTCCAGCACCAAATAAAATACTTCCAAGAGTTGCTATTTTCCTTGGTCCATATTTATCTTGTAACCTACCTCCAAATATAGCTGAAAATGTAAAGAAAAATATCATTATTGAAAATGTAAATACAACTGCCCCCTTTTCCCAACCAAACTTTTCAACAAAAGGTATATTAAATAAACTCCACATAAATATAGTTCCCATTACTAATTGGATTGCTAATGAAGCAATTAAGACTATAAGCCCATTTTTATTTTTCATAAACATTTCTCCTTAACTTAATAATATTTTACTAGACTAAATACATGCCTTAGCTTTTTTACTATTTAAAATGTTAGAAATTCCAGTTTATATTTTATTTATATATTTAAATTCATAGGCTCTTCATTAAAAATTCTTTTATCCATAAGTTTTAAATTATTAGATATTATAGGCTTAAATTCCATTTGATCTATTATATCTTTCTTCAAATCTACACCTGGAGCAATTTCAGTAAGAACTAGTCCTCTCTTTCCAAGTTCAAAAACAGCTCTTTCTGTTACATAAAGTACTTTTTCTCCTAAATCACTTGCATATTCACCACTAAATGTAATTTGCTCAACTTTATCTATGAATTTCTTTATCTTACCTTCTTTTTCAATTACTAAAGCATTATTTTCAATCTTTATTTTTAATCCACTAGCAGTAAATGTTCCGCAATAAACTACTTTTTTAGCATTTTGAGTTATATTTATAAATCCTCCACATCCAGCTATTTTAGGGCCAAATTTACTTACATTTATATTTCCTTTCTTATCACATTGAGCAAGTCCTAAAAATGCTATATCTAATCCTCCTCCATCATAAAAATCAAACTGATAAGCTTGATCTATTATACATTCAGCATTACTTGAAGCACCAAAATTCAAACCACTAGCTGGTGTTCCTCCTATTGGTCCTGATTCAACTGTTAGTACCATAGTATCCCCTATTTTCTCTTCATTTGCTACTACTGCAACTCCCTCTGGTACTCCTATGCCTAAGTTAACTATTGATGATGGTGTTATTTCCATAGCTGCTCTTCTTGATATTATTTTTCTTTCATCTAATGACATTTTATTTTCTCCATCTAATGAAATGAAAACTTCCCCACTAAAAGCAGGATTATATTTTTCTCCAAAAGTTTGCATATTATTTTCTCCATTAGATACTACAACAGCATCAACATATATTCCTGGTATTTTAACCTCCTTAGGTTTTAATGTTCCTGATTTGACAACCTTTTCAACTTGAGCAATAACTATTCCTCCAGAATTTTTAGCTGCTTGAGCCATAGATAATCCTTCTAATGTAGCTACCTCTTTTTGTAAAGATAAATTCCCTCTTTCATCAGCAAAAGTTGCTTTAATTATTGCAACATCTATTGGAAAAGCTTTATATAAAAGTCTCTCACATCCATCTATTTCAACTAATTTAACTATATCTTCAGTAGTCTTACTATTTAGTTTTCCTCCTTCAATTCTAGGATCTACAAATGTTTTTAATCCAACATGAGTTAAAGTACCTATTTTCTTTGCCGCTATATCTCTTAATAAATGAGTTATTGTTCCTTGTGGCAAATTATATGCCTCTATTTTATTTTCAATAGCTAGTTTCTGTAGCTTAGGTGCTAACCCCCAATGTCCTCCTATAACCCTTTTTACAAGACCTTCATATCCAAAGTGATTTAATCCTCTTTCCTTAGAATCCCCTTGACCTGCTGCATAAACAAGAGTTAAATTTCTTGGATGACCATTTTCCAAGTATTCTTTCTCTATTCCTAATGTTACTTCTTCTGCATGACCTGCACCTATGAATCCACCAACTGCTACTGTAGAATTATCTTTAATCATATTTATAGCCTCTTTAAGTGTTTTTACTTTATACATAAAATTACCTCCTTAACCTTTTATGTAATATATTACAAGCAATTACCATGCCAAAATTTAAATAAAAAATAATCTAATAAAACAATGAAATATAAAAAAGCTATAACCATATTTGCAACAAAAATTAGATTAAGTAATAGAATTTATAGATAGTAATAAGAGCAATTATAAATATAATAAATTCCTATTCCATTTATTGTATTTATTCAGCTAACCGCATATAATTGTATATTGGAGAAAATTGAAAAGCCGTAAGAAAAAAATTTTATAGTTTATATCTTCCCCATAATGGCTGAAGAAATGGGGCATTTCTAAAAGACGAGTAAAGAAACTACGGGTGGAAAACTACATACCCGTCATGGCAAAGTTTAGTGGAATGTGGTTGATACCAAATGATTCTAAAGCCTGTTGACTGACGGCATACTGGTAGAAAAATAAAAGAGGGTGAAAATAAATGAAACGTATTTTCTTTGTTGAAGATGACTTAAGTTTAATAAATGGTTTATCTTTTGCTATTAAAAAGCAAGGATACGAAATAGATATTGCACGTACAAGCCTTGAAGCGAAAAAATTATGGATGGACAGGAAATATGATTTAGTTATTTTAGACGTATCACTTCCTGATGGCAGCGGTTATGATTTATGTAAATACATTCGTAAAACATCAAAAGTGCCAATTATATTTCTTACTGCGGCTGATGAAGAAACGGACATTATCATGGGGCTTGATATAGGTGGCGATGATTACATAACAAAGCCTTTCAAACTGGCGGTGTTTCTGTCAAGGATTAATGCTCTGCTTCGCAGAAGCGATAATTTTAATGAAGCAGATACAGAATTAAACTCTAATGGTATAAAAGTACAACTATTAAAAAGAGAAGTCTATAATAATGGAATACAAATTTACTTAACTGCCAGCGAATATAAATTGTTATGCCTTTTTATAGAAAACCCGGATATTGTTCTTTCACCGGAACAGATTTTAAGCAAACTTTGGGATTGTGATGAAAAATATATAGATAGCAATACCCTTACTGTATATATCCGTAGACTTCGCACAAAAATTGAAGATAACCCCGGTCAACCACAAAAAATAGTAACAGTTCGTCGTATGGGGTACAAATGGAATACTATAAATTGAGGTGTGCTATGAAAATACTAGTAAATAAAAAAATCAAATTACTCTTTTGTTGGATCCTACTATTTATCATAGCCTTTGGGCTACTCTCTGTTGTCTTTATAAGTTTGAATGTAAAAAATACAGCATTATATGTACTTGTATCTTCCTTATCCATGGGTATTCTCATATTAGCAGTTGTGTATCAGTATTTTAAGGAACAAAATAAAATTATGGAAAATGCCGTAACACAAATTAAAGAATATATTTCAGGAAATGAAAATGCACGAATTGAATGTAATGATGAGGGGCAGCTATATAGGCTATTCCATGAAGTAAATTCTTTAGTTTCCATTTTAAACGCCCACGCTGAAAATGAGAAAAAAGCAAAAAAGTTTTTGAAAGATACCATATCTGATATTTCCCATCAACTAAAAACCCCACTTGCTGCCCTCAATATATATAACGGAATTATTCAGGAAGAATCAAAAGACTTACCAACAATCAAGGAATTTAATAATCTTTCAGAGCAAGAGCTTGACAGAATAGAAACTCTTGTACAAAACCTCTTAAAAATCACAAAACTTGATGCAGGAACAATCTTGATAGAAAAAAACATAGAAAATGTATCTGAAATGATGAGCAGTATCGAAAGGCACTTTTTATATCGTGCAGAGCAAGAAGAAAAGAAACTATATCTTTCCGGTAATGATACCCACACTTTATTATGCGACCGTAACTGGATGATTGAAGCAATCAGTAATATTGTAAAAAATGCCTTTGACCATACAGAGAAAGGTAATACTATTTCTATTGAATGGAAACAGTTTGCGTCTATTATTCAAATTACCATAAAAGATAATGGCTATGGTATCTATCCAGAGGATTTACATCATATTTTTAAAAGATTTTATCGTAGTCGCTTTTCAAAAGATACTCAAGGCATCGGACTTGGGCTTTCACTTACAAAGGCTATTGTTGAAGCACACAGGGGAACAATTGAGGTTAACAGCGAATTAGGCATTGGTACAGTTTTTACAATGAACTTTTTAATTCCTACAAAATTGTAGGATATATGTCATCTTGCAGTAGTATTGATGTGATAATCTTTCCATATCAAGACAGAAAGAGGTGTTTATTATATGAATTTATTAGAAGTTAAATCAATTTCTAAAACTTATGGCAGTGGTGAATCTGCTGTACACGCATTAAAAGATGCTACTTTTTCCGTTCCAAAAGGTGAATTTGTGGCAATTGTTGGAGAATCTGGCTCTGGAAAAAGTACACTTTTGAATATGGTAGGTGCTCTTGATACTCCAAGTTCCGGTAAAGTATTTATTGACGGTAAAAATATTTTTGCAATGAAAGACAGCAACTTAACAATCTTTCGTCGTAGAAATATCGGATTTATTTTTCAGGGCTTTAATTTAATTCCAGAATTGAGTGTTGAGCAGAATATTATATTCCCTTTATTACTTGATTATCAGAAGCCTGACAAAAAATACTTGGAAGAATTACTTACGGTGCTTAATCTAAAAGAACGCCGCCATCACTTACCAAGTCAATTATCTGGGGGACAACAGCAACGTGTAGCCATAGGCCGTGCTCTTATTACGCGACCATCACTTATCCTTGCCGATGAGCCAACAGGTAATTTAGATACACAAAATAGCAGCGAAGTAATTACTTTACTAAAAGAAGCTGCAAAAAAATATGAACAAACTATTGTTATGATTACCCATAGTCGAAGTATCTCACAAACCGCAGATAGAATACTACAAGTGTCAGATGGCGTATTAACCGATTTTGGGAGGTGCCGTGAATGAAAAGCTATCTAAGCCTAATTCCAATTTCTGCAAAAGTACATAAACGACAAAACCGTATGACGCTACTGTGTATCATCTTTGCCGTACTTTTGGTAACGTCTGTTTTCAGCATGGCAGACATGGGTGTTAGAATGGAGAAAGCAAAGTTACTAAGCAAGCATGGCAGTGAATCACTTCAAGGATTGAGCAGCAATGGAATGGCTCAGACACTATATTCTACTGCTTTAGTATTGTTTGTTCTGATACTTATTTCAGGAGTACTTATGATTTCAAGCAGCATAAACAGTAGCGTTGCTCAAAGGACAAAATTCTTTGGGATGATGCGATGTATTGGAATGAGTAAACCACAAATTATCCGTTTTGTAAGACTGGAATCTCTTAATTGGTGCAAAACTGCAGTTCCCATAGGTGTTATACTTGGAATTATAATCACATGGGTGTTATGTGCTTCATTACGCTTTCTTGTAGGAGAAGAGTTTTCTGATATGCCTGTTTTGGGAATCAGCCTAATTGGTATTATTAGTGGAATTATTGTTGGAATTGTTACAGTTCTCATTGCTGCAGGCGTTCCTGCTAAACGAGCTGCTAAAGTATCTCCTATAACAGCAGTATCAGGTAATTCAGAAAACATAAAAAATATAACTCATGGTGTGAATACACATTTTTCAAAAATTGAAATTGCCCTTGGTATTCATCATGCAGTATCAGCAAAGAAAAATTTGATACTTATAACAAGTTCCTTTGCGCTTAGTATTATACTTTTTTTGAGTTTTTCTGTTTTAATAGAATTCGTTGATTTCCTTATGCCTCAGTTATCTAATGCTTCTGACATCAATATTTCAAGTAATGAAAATTCAAACTCTATAGACAGTGAGTTACTTGATAAAATTAGTAACATGGAAGGGGTAGAACATGTTTTTGGTCGTAGGAACTATCTTGATATGCCAGCACAATTAAACAAAGCTAATACGCCGCCAAGTATGATTGACATTATATCCTATGATGATTTTGATTTAGATTGCCTTACTAAGGATAAACAGCTTAAAAAAGGTAGCGATATTTCAAAAGTGTATGGAAACACTAATTATGTACTTGCAACTTGGGATAAGGATAGTTCTTTAAATATAGGCGATAAAATACAAGTAGGAAATGAGGAACTTGAAATTGCAGGTTTATTGAAATTTGACCTATTTAGCAGTGATGGCAATACAAACGGAAAAACAACTATCATTACTTCTGGAAAAACCTTTAAACGCCTAACTGGTATAAATAATTATTCACTTATCATGATACAAACCACAAAAAATGTAACAGACGAGAATGTAGAAGCAATTCGCAATGTAGTTGGTGGAGAGTACACATTTAGTGACCAACGTGATCAGCGTACTACTAGCACATATATGGCATTTTTATTCTTTGTATATGGATTTTTAGCAATTATTGTTTTAGTTACTGTATTAAATATTATGAACAGTATTTCTATGAGTGTATCTGCAAGAATAAAGCAATATGGATCCATGCGTGCTGTTGGTATGGACGAACATCAAATTACTAAAATGATAGCTGCTGAAGCATTTACCTATGCTTTATCTGGTTGTATCGTCGGTTGTGTAATTGGATTATTTATTAGTAAGATGTTATATACCATTCTTATTACATCTCATTTCAGCTACGCTACTTGGAGTGTACCCCTTATTCCATTAACGATAATTCTTTTGTTTGTTTTTGTAGCTGCTATTGCTGCTGTCTACACTCCGTCAAAACGTATTAGAAATATATCAGTAACGGAAACTATAAATGAATTATAATATCCTTATTGAAGGATGAAAAAAATTTAATTAAATATTCTATATTCTGCCTGACGACGGCAAAAGAAAAAATCTGTCCCAGAGCAGATATATTTTCACTCACATAATCTATTATACTTTCTTACATCATATAGCAAAGCCGCCTTGTAGTTTTATGCTACACTGGCGGTTTTATTATATTTACTTAAAGTGCATACTTTATTTACATGTATTTAAAGTTATCATCAATTAAATTATAATATTCTATTTTTTTATATAATCCAACTCTGCTTATTCCTAAGATTTTAGCTGCCTTATTCTTATTCCATTGAACACTATTAAGACAATCTAATATTACCTTCTTTTCAACTTCTGCAACTATATCTTTTAAAAACTTTTTTTCACTACTTTTTATATAAATACTCTTACTACTTCTTATAAGCTTTTCTGGTAAATGGTCTTTGCCAATATATACATCTGATTCTAGCATATTTATTGAACTCTCAATAACATTTTCAAGTTCTCTTATATTTCCTGGCCAATTATAATCTTTTAAAATATTAATTGCCTCTTTAGAAATACCTTCCACATATATTCCAAGCTTATCAGCAATTTTCCTTCTTAATACGTTAACTAATGCGTCTATATCATCTTTTCTCATTCTTAAAGGCGGCACTTTAATATTTATAACATTTAATCTATAATATAAATCTTCTCTAAATGTACCATCTTCTATAGCTTTTTTTAGGTTTTTATTAGTAGAAGAGATAACTCTTACATCTATTTTTTTAACAATATTCCCTCCTACCTTTTCTATTTCTCTATCTTGCAATACCCTAAGTAATTTTGCTTGAGATGCCATAGGCATATCTCCAATTTCATCTAAAAGTATTGTTCCATTATTAGCTAATTCAAATTTTCCTTTTTTTCCACACTTCTTTGCTCCTGTAAAAGCTCCTTCTTCATATCCAAAAAGCTCTGATTCTAATAGCTCTCCAGGTATGGCTGCACAATTTATCTTTACAAATGGCTTTCCTCTTCTATCACTTGCATTATGTATTGCATGAGCCAAAAGTTCTTTTCCTGTTCCACTTTCCCCAATTATTAGAACATTAGATTTTGTTCTTGCTGCTCTTAATGCTATTTCTTTAACCTTGAGATTTTCTTTTGATTTACCTACTATATCTGAGAAGAAATATTTTGCTGCTCTTTCATGACCTAATTCACTTTTACAATATTCTACAGCTCTTTCTAATTTTGCTATTTGCTTTCCCAAAGAATAGTAATCACTGATATCCTTAAACATTACTTTACCTACGGCACCTATAACTACTCCATCTCTCTTAATTGGAACTCTTATAGCAATCATTCTATTTCCTCTTATATATTGAATATCTCCTGCTATGGTCTTGCCACTTTTAACTATTTCGTGCATTTTTGTATTCTCTATTACATCTGTTACAAGTTTACCCTCTGGAGTAAAATCACCTAGAAACTCCTTATACGATTTACTCATCATTGTAATTCTAGCATCCTTATTAACTACAACTACCCATTCATTAACTGAATCCATTATTGTATTAAGAATATCAAAATACACACCATCTCTCATAAGTTCCATAAATCCCCCGCCTCCTGAAACCACCTTATTATAGACTTAATAAATTTATACATCTATATAGAATAAATCATTTAACTCTTACTAAAATTATAAAGCTAACTTTATTTAATTTATATAATTAAATACTTAAAATAAAAGAAATATTTTCTTGCCTTCCAATAATTCTCTAAAAGACTTGAAAATATTTCTTACTATAAAACAACTGTGTTAAAAATTAATTTATTTAGGTGGCATTGCTGTAGCAATTCCTGTTAAGACAATCTTATTATCTTGATTTGTGCAAGTTGTTTTCAATTTAATTATATTTTTTTCTTCATTCTTTTCTATAACCTCAATTTCAGCTTTTATTGTATCTCCAAATCTAACTGGCGCTGTAAATTTCAATTCTTGTCCTAGATATATTGTTCCTGGTCCAGGTAACTTCATACCTAAAGCAGTAGATATTAATCCAGCTGTAAGCATCCCATGTACTATTCTTCCCTTAAACATACTTTTTTCAGCTTCAACTTCATTAATATGTGCTGAATTTAAATCACCTGTTATTCCTGCATATAAATATACATCTGATTCACTTATAGTTTTTTGAAAAAAATCCTTATCACCTATTTTTAATTCATTAAGTCTTAACCCTCTCATACTAAAACCTCCTAAAAAATTTTTTTGATTATAGTTTCTACTAATTTTTTAAAGCAAATATTGTGCCACTTAATTAATTCATTAAATTTACATTTAAATGGTTTATTTTAAATATAAGTCTTTTATAAAACGTTAAATCAAATTAATTTTTATAAGAAGGTTACTCATAAAAGATGTTTATTTTGTTTACATGTATATTTAATTTACTTTACACTTTTTAATTTAGATAAATTAAACTTTATCAATGAAAATAAAATAGTTCTTCAAACTTCTTATCTAATGCAATACATAAAATAAGAGCAAGTTTAGCAGTTGGATTAAATTGTCCTGTTTCTATAGAGCTAATTGTGTTACGTGAAACCCCTACCATCTCTGCAAGCTGTGTTTGGGATAATTTTCTTTCAGCACGAGTTTCCTTTAAACGATTTTTTAATACTAATTCTTCTTTCATTCTTTTTACCTCAATGATGCTAATACAAAACTTACTAATGAAATAATTGCTGCAATTGCACTAACTATCATTATTATAAGATCTATCTTTTTATGAGTTAATTTATACTTTGGAATAGACTCCCCAGCCATGAATACTGAAAACAATGCAAATACTGCATAACTTTGTTCTCCAATAAATGAATTAAATACTACAATAAAAATAAATACAATACAAAATACATTATATCCTACTTTACGTCCTTCATTTTCAATAAACTCTACACCTTCATCTTTATTTTCTTGTCGGCTCTTACTTAAAATCTCTTCTTTATTCATATAATTACCTCCCCACTTTATACCAAGTAAACTTGGTATTTTTTATTATATCATACCAAGTTTACTTGTCAATTAACTTTGCAAAGTTTTCTTTGCAAAGTTAGTTAAGTAAGCTTAACCCTGTTTTAATTACATAGACAGCCTTTCCTTTAACTATTTAGAGAAATTAATTATTTTCATATTATTTCATTTACAATAGAAAAAATTTAATAATACTTTCATCGCAATAAATTATAATACTAAAAAAACTCGCATATTTGATAAAAGTAAATAATGTTACTAAAATCAAATATACGAGTTTCTTATTCTTCTATTATTTTTTATTCTTCACTTTTTCCTACACCAGAAAGTATAAGACCTTTATTGTGCTCTAATGCCCAATTAATACCCCAGTCATTTTGGAATATTATAATATTTCTATCTCTTAAGTCCTTAACCTTCTTAGCATCTGATGTTAAGTTTAACTTTTCAACATCAACATCTTTATTTTCAATCCATCTAACATATCTAAATGGAAGTCTATCCATTTTAATATCTACATTATATTCATTCTTTAATCTATACTCTAAAACTTCAAATTGAAGAACACCTACAACACCAACTATTATTTCTTCCATACCTATGTATAGTTCCTTAAATACTTGGATTGCACCTTCTTGAGCTATTTGTGTAACACCTTTAACGAATTGTTTTCTCTTCATTGTATCTACAGGTCTAACTCTAGCAAAATGTTCTGGAGCAAATGTTGGAATTCCTTCAAATTTAAATTTCTTTGAAGGTGAACATAATGTATCTCCTATTGAGAATATACCTGGATCAAACACCCCGATTATATCTCCTGCATACGCTTCTTCAACTATTTCTCTATCTTGAGCCATAAATTGTTGTGGTTGCGCAAGCTTAATCTTCTTACCACCTTGCATATGCATTACATCTTCACCTTTATTAAACTTACCTGAACATATTCTCATAAATGCAATTCTATCTCTATGAGCTTTATTCATATTTGCTTGTATCTTAAATACAAAAGCTGAGAACTTATCATCAAAAGGATCTATTTCTCCTATACTTGAGTTTCTTGATAAAGGTGCTGTAGTCATTTCTAAGAAATGCTCTAAGAATGGTTCAACACCAAAGTTTGTTAAAGCAGAACCAAAGAATACTGGTGTTAATTCTCCTGTTCTAACCTTTTCTATATCAAAATCATCTCCAGCTATATCTAAAAGTTCAATGTCTTCCATTAACTTATCATGAAGAGCTTCTCCTAAAATCTCTCTAAATTTAGGATCATCTACAGCTCCTTCTATAGCTTGAACTTCACTTTGACCGTGATCTCCTCCATCAAAAGCTATTATTCTATTGTTATCTCTTTCATAAACACCTTTAAATTCCTTACCTGAACCTATTGGCCAGTTCATTGGATAGGTTTTAATCCCAAGCTCACTTTCTATATCTTCTAGTAATTGGAATGGATCTTTTGCTTCTCTATCCATCTTATTTACAAAAGTAAATATTGGCATTTCTCTTAATGATGCAACTTGGAAAAGTTTTCTTGTTTGATCTTCCACCCCTTTAGCAGCATCTACAACCATAACAGCACTATCAGCAGCCATTAAAGTTCTATATGTATCCTCTGAGAAATCTTGGTGACCTGGTGTATCTAATATATTAATGCAATGATCATTATAGTTAAATTGCATAACTGATGAAGTAACTGAAATACCCCTTTGTTTTTCAATTTCCATCCAGTCAGATACTGCATGTTTAGAAGCCTTTCTAGCTTTAACTGACCCTGCAAGTCTTATAGCTCCTCCATATAATAGGAACTTTTCCGTTAATGTTGTCTTACCTGCATCTGGGTGAGATATTATAGCAAAGGTTCTTCTTTTTTCTATTTCCTTTATATAATCTGCCAAAGCATTTTCCTCCTTAAATATGTACTCTATTTTGTATTCTAAATTATATCCCTAATTATTGATTATAACCCAATATAACTTAAGTTAAAAGTATAAGTTAAAAAAAGCAATAGTATTTTGAACATTGACTAAAATATCCTTATTTCCTTAAAAATTTATCATTTATATGTATATATAAAATTAATATTTAAGTTAATTTTTAAGTAATTTTAATTAATAATAATTATTTTCTAAAAAAGTGTTGACTTTTTATTAAATAATAATTATTATTAATACATAAGATAAATTGATAGGAATTATCAATTATGAAAATGTATTTTTAGGAGGATTTAATATGTCATTAATAGGAAAACAAATACCAGAATTTAAGGTTGAAGCATATCACAATGGAGATTTTACAGAGGTTACAACTTCTGATGTTAAAGGTAAATGGGGAGTATTCTTCTTCTATCCAGCAGACTTTACATTTGTTTGCCCAACAGAATTAGGAGATTTAGCAGATAACTATGAAAAGTTTAAAGAAATTGGATGTGAAGTTTATTCAGTATCTACTGATACTCACTTTGTTCATAAAGCATGGGCTGATGCTTCAGAAACAATAGCTAAAATTCAATACCCAATGCTTGGAGATCCAACAGGAAATCTTACTAGAGGTTTTGATGTTATGATTGAAGAAGAAGGTTTAGCTTTAAGAGGAACTTTCATTGTTAATCCAGAAGGAGAAATCAAAGCTTACGAAGTTCACGATTTAGGAATTGGAAGAAATGCTGAAGAATTATTAAGAAAAGTTCAAGCTGCTCAATTCGTAGCTGAACACGGAGATCAAGTTTGTCCAGCTAAGTGGACTCCAGGCGCTGAAACTTTAGTTCCAAGCTTAGATTTAGTAGGTAAACTATAATTTAAAAACATAATTATTGCGTGGCTATTTAG from Clostridium septicum includes these protein-coding regions:
- a CDS encoding peptide chain release factor 3 translates to MADYIKEIEKRRTFAIISHPDAGKTTLTEKFLLYGGAIRLAGSVKARKASKHAVSDWMEIEKQRGISVTSSVMQFNYNDHCINILDTPGHQDFSEDTYRTLMAADSAVMVVDAAKGVEDQTRKLFQVASLREMPIFTFVNKMDREAKDPFQLLEDIESELGIKTYPMNWPIGSGKEFKGVYERDNNRIIAFDGGDHGQSEVQAIEGAVDDPKFREILGEALHDKLMEDIELLDIAGDDFDIEKVRTGELTPVFFGSALTNFGVEPFLEHFLEMTTAPLSRNSSIGEIDPFDDKFSAFVFKIQANMNKAHRDRIAFMRICSGKFNKGEDVMHMQGGKKIKLAQPQQFMAQDREIVEEAYAGDIIGVFDPGIFSIGDTLCSPSKKFKFEGIPTFAPEHFARVRPVDTMKRKQFVKGVTQIAQEGAIQVFKELYIGMEEIIVGVVGVLQFEVLEYRLKNEYNVDIKMDRLPFRYVRWIENKDVDVEKLNLTSDAKKVKDLRDRNIIIFQNDWGINWALEHNKGLILSGVGKSEE
- the ahpC gene encoding alkyl hydroperoxide reductase subunit C, whose translation is MSLIGKQIPEFKVEAYHNGDFTEVTTSDVKGKWGVFFFYPADFTFVCPTELGDLADNYEKFKEIGCEVYSVSTDTHFVHKAWADASETIAKIQYPMLGDPTGNLTRGFDVMIEEEGLALRGTFIVNPEGEIKAYEVHDLGIGRNAEELLRKVQAAQFVAEHGDQVCPAKWTPGAETLVPSLDLVGKL
- a CDS encoding helix-turn-helix transcriptional regulator, which encodes MKEELVLKNRLKETRAERKLSQTQLAEMVGVSRNTISSIETGQFNPTAKLALILCIALDKKFEELFYFH
- a CDS encoding DUF6442 family protein: MNKEEILSKSRQENKDEGVEFIENEGRKVGYNVFCIVFIFIVVFNSFIGEQSYAVFALFSVFMAGESIPKYKLTHKKIDLIIMIVSAIAAIISLVSFVLASLR
- a CDS encoding sigma-54 interaction domain-containing protein, with product MELMRDGVYFDILNTIMDSVNEWVVVVNKDARITMMSKSYKEFLGDFTPEGKLVTDVIENTKMHEIVKSGKTIAGDIQYIRGNRMIAIRVPIKRDGVVIGAVGKVMFKDISDYYSLGKQIAKLERAVEYCKSELGHERAAKYFFSDIVGKSKENLKVKEIALRAARTKSNVLIIGESGTGKELLAHAIHNASDRRGKPFVKINCAAIPGELLESELFGYEEGAFTGAKKCGKKGKFELANNGTILLDEIGDMPMASQAKLLRVLQDREIEKVGGNIVKKIDVRVISSTNKNLKKAIEDGTFREDLYYRLNVINIKVPPLRMRKDDIDALVNVLRRKIADKLGIYVEGISKEAINILKDYNWPGNIRELENVIESSINMLESDVYIGKDHLPEKLIRSSKSIYIKSSEKKFLKDIVAEVEKKVILDCLNSVQWNKNKAAKILGISRVGLYKKIEYYNLIDDNFKYM
- a CDS encoding MaoC family dehydratase, which translates into the protein MRGLRLNELKIGDKDFFQKTISESDVYLYAGITGDLNSAHINEVEAEKSMFKGRIVHGMLTAGLISTALGMKLPGPGTIYLGQELKFTAPVRFGDTIKAEIEVIEKNEEKNIIKLKTTCTNQDNKIVLTGIATAMPPK